A single Lactuca sativa cultivar Salinas chromosome 8, Lsat_Salinas_v11, whole genome shotgun sequence DNA region contains:
- the LOC111878217 gene encoding uncharacterized protein LOC111878217 produces MPCVQISTNVCLDGVDTDPIFSEATKAVAEIIGRPEKFVMVILKGSVDISFERNKEPAAFAEITAMGGITSEVKKKLIFQLGTILLEKLAIPRTRLFVKVFDTTMATKYARL; encoded by the exons ATGCCTTGCGTCCAGATCTCCACCAACGTTTGCCTCGACGGCGTTGACACCGATCCGATCTTCTCCGAAGCCACCAAAGCCGTCGCTGAAATCATCGGCCGCCCTGAGAaa TTTGTGATGGTAATATTAAAAGGGTCAGTGGACATATCttttgaaaggaacaaagagcCAGCAGCATTTGCGGAAATAACAGCAATGGGAGGAATTACTTCTGAAGTAAAAAAGAAATTAATATTTCAATTAGGAACAATTTTACTAGAAAAATTGGCAATTCCAAGAACAAGATTATTTGTGAAGGTTTTTGATACTACAATGGCTACTAAATATGCCAGACTCTAG